In a single window of the Niabella ginsenosidivorans genome:
- a CDS encoding MFS transporter, with protein MEEEQQPSIQITNDPLAAVRIPEYRNLMTGRFLFVCAMRMITTVVGWWIYQLTRDPLAIGLIGLSEVIPALSLALYSGHKVDISDKKKLLLRSISGYFAAACFLLFLSSGSAKAVFHTRHIEWFIYGTFFCTGILRSFVGPSFTSMIATIVPKKLLQNATTWNQGTWLSASVTGHALGGFLIAFVGISNTLAVIATFILLALLALTQLKPKPPFKGNFEKKTWESVKEGLKFVFSTKALLAAMALDMFAVLFGGAVALIPVFASDILKIGPIGFGWLNAASDIGAIIIVIILTLSPMKKAQGKKMLIAVAGYGVCIILFGSSKWFLLSFFALMISGILDGISVVVRGTVMQLLTPDHMRGRVSSVSGMFVTSSNELGQFESGVMSRLMGVIPSVLFGGCMTIAVVATTWFKAPTLRKFEY; from the coding sequence ATGGAAGAAGAACAACAACCCTCAATACAAATAACAAATGACCCGCTGGCTGCGGTACGCATCCCTGAATACAGGAATCTGATGACCGGAAGATTTTTATTCGTATGCGCTATGCGTATGATCACAACGGTTGTGGGCTGGTGGATCTACCAGTTAACCAGGGATCCGCTGGCAATCGGACTCATCGGCCTGTCTGAAGTGATACCAGCCTTATCGCTGGCGCTGTATTCCGGCCACAAGGTGGATATCAGCGATAAAAAAAAGTTGCTGCTTCGTTCTATTTCCGGATATTTTGCGGCGGCCTGTTTCTTATTATTTCTTTCTTCCGGCTCCGCAAAGGCCGTTTTTCATACCAGGCATATTGAGTGGTTCATTTACGGAACCTTCTTCTGCACCGGTATCTTAAGATCATTTGTGGGGCCTTCTTTTACCTCAATGATCGCTACCATCGTGCCCAAAAAACTATTACAGAATGCCACCACCTGGAACCAGGGCACCTGGCTTTCTGCCTCTGTTACAGGGCATGCACTGGGCGGTTTTTTAATAGCATTTGTTGGCATCAGCAATACGTTGGCAGTAATAGCCACTTTTATCCTGCTGGCTTTGCTGGCGCTTACCCAGTTAAAGCCCAAGCCACCATTTAAAGGCAATTTTGAAAAGAAAACCTGGGAAAGCGTTAAAGAAGGGCTGAAGTTTGTATTCAGTACAAAGGCATTGCTGGCGGCCATGGCCCTGGATATGTTTGCTGTACTCTTCGGGGGTGCCGTTGCCCTGATACCCGTATTTGCCAGTGATATCTTAAAGATCGGCCCGATCGGGTTTGGATGGCTCAATGCAGCCTCAGATATCGGCGCGATCATTATCGTAATCATTCTTACCTTGTCGCCTATGAAAAAAGCCCAGGGCAAAAAAATGCTGATCGCTGTTGCAGGTTACGGGGTCTGCATCATCCTTTTTGGCAGTTCAAAATGGTTCCTGCTCTCCTTCTTTGCGCTGATGATCTCGGGCATCCTGGATGGCATCAGTGTAGTGGTAAGAGGCACTGTAATGCAGTTGCTGACGCCAGATCATATGCGGGGGCGTGTCAGCAGTGTCAGCGGTATGTTTGTAACCAGCAGCAATGAGCTGGGCCAGTTTGAGAGTGGCGTTATGTCCCGCCTTATGGGCGTGATCCCCTCTGTGCTGTTTGGCGGGTGCATGACCATAGCCGTTGTAGCTACCACCTGGTTCAAGGCGCCCACACTGAGAAAATTTGAGTACTGA
- a CDS encoding deoxynucleoside kinase, translating to MQYDFITIEGNIGAGKTTLATALSKKLNARLVLEAFADNPFLPKFYEHPQQYAFPLELFFMAERYKQLQELLAQRSIFQKLTISDYLFTKSLLFAKVTLSEDEYKLYQRLFEIVQQQLVQPQLLIYLHAPVRKLQENIKKRQRSYEQKIPDDYLYNIQETYLQYIKQLPFPILFIDASHADFINTDRHLTVIIDALDQTYDRGIHPIYLP from the coding sequence ATGCAGTATGATTTCATAACCATAGAGGGCAACATCGGCGCCGGCAAAACAACGCTGGCTACCGCTTTAAGCAAAAAGCTAAATGCCCGTTTGGTTTTGGAAGCTTTTGCAGACAACCCATTCCTGCCCAAATTTTATGAACATCCGCAGCAATATGCCTTTCCCCTGGAACTGTTCTTTATGGCAGAGCGGTATAAGCAGTTACAGGAGCTGCTGGCGCAAAGAAGCATTTTCCAAAAGCTTACCATCAGCGATTATCTGTTCACAAAGTCTTTGCTGTTTGCAAAAGTGACCCTGTCTGAAGACGAATATAAATTATACCAGCGTTTATTTGAAATTGTACAGCAGCAGTTGGTTCAGCCGCAGCTGCTGATCTATCTGCACGCCCCGGTAAGAAAGCTGCAGGAAAACATAAAAAAGAGACAACGCTCCTATGAACAGAAAATTCCTGATGATTATTTATATAATATCCAGGAAACCTATTTGCAATACATAAAACAGCTGCCATTTCCCATTTTATTTATAGATGCATCACATGCCGATTTTATCAATACCGACCGGCATTTGACTGTGATCATTGATGCGCTTGATCAGACCTATGACCGCGGCATCCACCCTATTTACTTGCCATAA
- the folK gene encoding 2-amino-4-hydroxy-6-hydroxymethyldihydropteridine diphosphokinase, which produces MNEAYLLIGGNLGNRSKNLEKARILTGERIGPIVRASSVYETEAWGITDQPDFYNQVLLVTTELQPEPLMRALLGIENEMGRIRRERYGPRIIDIDLLLYNDLVYNSNIVSIPHPRIPERRFVLEPLHEIAPDKMHPLLHQSVSRLLEACPDTSFVKKQ; this is translated from the coding sequence ATGAATGAAGCGTACTTATTAATTGGTGGAAATTTAGGTAACCGGTCAAAAAACCTGGAAAAAGCACGGATTTTGACCGGTGAGCGGATCGGTCCGATTGTACGGGCCTCCTCTGTTTATGAAACCGAAGCCTGGGGCATTACTGATCAGCCGGACTTTTACAACCAGGTTCTTTTGGTAACAACGGAGCTGCAGCCGGAACCGTTAATGCGCGCCTTATTGGGTATAGAAAATGAGATGGGCCGTATAAGGAGGGAACGGTATGGCCCCAGGATCATTGATATCGATCTGCTACTGTATAATGATCTCGTTTATAACAGCAATATTGTATCCATTCCCCATCCCCGCATTCCGGAAAGAAGATTTGTGCTGGAGCCCCTGCATGAAATCGCCCCGGATAAAATGCACCCGCTCCTTCATCAATCCGTCAGCCGGTTGCTGGAAGCCTGCCCGGATACTTCTTTTGTAAAAAAACAGTAA
- a CDS encoding ABC transporter permease, producing MQYSQSRALWAITKASFKAIFSQPSSIFFSLLFPIVFILIFGAFGDRAPSPAKVAVDPSSDTTVAIFDSLKHSAFMKFVAYADTASRNADLRKGKLDAVMLIKKSADTMHPVQVLLQSTEASAGALQGLTHSIDYAALRMQLKEAHMNREYTISTAIIPGKKYRSIDFVLPGQLGFSVLFSTLFGIAFIFFNLREQLVLKRFYASPVKKINILIGIGASRLFFQLINLVVLILLGHFFLNFTLVHGALTFFEMLLLSVIMLFLLMGVGLIISSIAKNDTMIPLMINVFGFPQMLLAGTFFPIEVFPGWMQTLCELLPLTQFNDAMRKISFEGLHLYDCWREIGYLGIWIVVTYFIVSKTMRWE from the coding sequence ATGCAGTATAGCCAGTCAAGAGCTTTGTGGGCCATTACCAAGGCAAGTTTTAAAGCCATTTTCAGTCAGCCGTCATCAATTTTTTTCAGCTTGCTTTTTCCCATTGTTTTTATTCTGATCTTTGGGGCTTTTGGCGACAGAGCACCGTCACCGGCTAAAGTAGCGGTCGATCCATCCAGTGATACCACTGTGGCTATTTTTGACAGCCTGAAACACAGCGCTTTTATGAAATTTGTAGCGTATGCGGATACGGCCTCAAGAAATGCTGATTTGCGCAAGGGAAAGCTGGATGCTGTCATGCTTATTAAGAAAAGTGCTGATACAATGCATCCTGTACAGGTACTGTTGCAATCGACCGAAGCCAGCGCCGGCGCTTTGCAGGGTTTAACGCATTCCATAGATTATGCAGCACTGCGCATGCAGCTGAAAGAGGCGCATATGAACCGGGAATATACGATCAGCACAGCAATAATCCCCGGCAAAAAATACCGGTCTATTGATTTTGTGCTTCCGGGACAATTGGGTTTCTCTGTCCTGTTCTCTACATTGTTTGGTATTGCGTTTATTTTCTTCAATCTGCGGGAGCAGTTGGTGCTAAAGCGCTTTTATGCCTCGCCGGTAAAAAAGATCAATATCCTGATTGGGATTGGCGCCAGCCGTTTATTCTTTCAACTGATCAACCTGGTTGTGCTGATCCTTCTGGGGCATTTCTTTTTGAACTTTACACTGGTTCACGGAGCGCTTACCTTTTTTGAGATGTTGCTGCTGTCCGTTATTATGCTCTTCCTCTTGATGGGAGTGGGCCTCATCATCAGCAGTATTGCAAAAAATGATACCATGATCCCGCTGATGATTAATGTATTCGGATTTCCGCAAATGCTGCTGGCAGGCACTTTCTTTCCTATAGAGGTATTTCCCGGCTGGATGCAGACGCTCTGCGAATTATTACCGCTGACCCAGTTCAATGATGCTATGCGGAAGATCTCTTTTGAAGGGCTGCATTTATACGACTGCTGGAGGGAGATCGGTTACCTGGGTATATGGATCGTTGTAACGTATTTTATTGTTTCAAAAACCATGCGGTGGGAGTAA
- a CDS encoding SRPBCC family protein, giving the protein MKYIRLLLISIVALAFCMCGVTLLLPSNVKVSRAINLYAGSDAVLNNISDLSKWKNWYPGFDSLELTNTESRNGKMITAEVKGVRLRIITDNDSLVTVEMKKGARPVYNNWRLIRYTASDSLTLQNYMDFHFKWYPWERFSGLLLDRSYGATMEQGLKNLKTLYDKTAALR; this is encoded by the coding sequence ATGAAATATATCCGGTTATTACTGATCAGTATTGTTGCGCTGGCATTTTGCATGTGTGGCGTTACGCTGCTTTTACCCTCAAACGTAAAAGTGTCCAGGGCCATAAATCTGTATGCAGGCTCCGATGCTGTTTTGAACAACATCAGCGATCTTTCAAAATGGAAAAACTGGTACCCGGGGTTTGACAGTCTGGAGCTGACAAATACGGAAAGCCGTAACGGGAAAATGATAACAGCGGAGGTAAAAGGCGTCCGGCTTCGGATAATAACAGATAATGATTCCCTGGTAACGGTTGAAATGAAAAAAGGCGCCCGGCCGGTATATAATAACTGGAGACTGATCCGTTATACGGCTTCTGATTCGCTAACCTTGCAGAATTATATGGATTTCCATTTTAAATGGTATCCCTGGGAACGCTTTTCGGGCCTGTTGCTGGACCGGTCATACGGGGCAACCATGGAGCAGGGGTTAAAAAATTTAAAGACACTTTATGATAAAACGGCAGCGCTCCGGTAA
- the queG gene encoding tRNA epoxyqueuosine(34) reductase QueG, whose translation MNTALHYTQLIKRFSKELGFDYCGIAKAERLDEDARRLEKWLSKGMHGQMGYMENHFELRIDPTRLVPGARSVITLLMNYFPGQQQQTDGPKISKYAYGNDYHEVIRGRLKTLLALINENIGEVQGRGFVDSAPVLERAWAKKSGLGWIGKNGNLLTRDAGSFFFIATLITDLTLLYDDPYAKDFCGTCTRCINACPTNAILPDKVIDGSKCISYFTIELKDALIPGEMQGRFDNWAFGCDVCQDVCPWNRFSKPTQEADFQPLPEVLNFSTKEWEQFSEEQFRRIFKHSPIKRAKLKGLQRNLKFIEL comes from the coding sequence GTGAACACAGCTTTGCACTATACACAACTGATTAAACGCTTCAGCAAAGAGCTGGGTTTTGATTATTGCGGTATTGCAAAAGCGGAACGGCTGGATGAAGATGCCCGGCGGCTGGAAAAATGGCTGTCAAAGGGAATGCATGGCCAGATGGGTTATATGGAAAACCATTTTGAGCTAAGAATTGACCCTACCAGGCTGGTGCCCGGTGCCCGGTCGGTCATTACGCTGCTGATGAATTATTTTCCCGGGCAACAACAGCAAACAGACGGGCCTAAAATTTCCAAATATGCCTATGGAAATGATTATCATGAAGTGATCCGTGGCCGGCTGAAAACCTTGCTGGCATTGATCAATGAAAACATCGGTGAGGTGCAGGGAAGGGGGTTTGTTGATTCCGCCCCCGTACTGGAAAGAGCCTGGGCAAAAAAAAGCGGGCTGGGATGGATCGGCAAGAACGGCAACCTCCTTACCCGGGATGCCGGCTCCTTCTTTTTTATTGCAACCCTGATCACGGATCTGACATTGCTGTATGATGATCCTTATGCAAAGGATTTTTGCGGCACCTGTACCCGGTGCATCAATGCATGCCCCACAAATGCAATATTGCCCGATAAAGTTATAGACGGCAGTAAATGCATTTCCTATTTTACCATTGAATTGAAAGATGCGCTCATTCCCGGTGAAATGCAGGGCCGGTTTGATAACTGGGCCTTTGGCTGCGATGTATGCCAGGATGTATGCCCCTGGAACCGGTTTAGCAAACCTACACAGGAAGCGGACTTCCAGCCATTGCCGGAAGTACTGAACTTTTCCACAAAAGAATGGGAACAATTTTCCGAGGAGCAGTTCCGCAGAATATTCAAACACTCTCCCATTAAAAGGGCCAAATTAAAGGGCTTACAAAGGAACCTGAAATTTATAGAATTATAA
- the clpB gene encoding ATP-dependent chaperone ClpB encodes MNLGNFTIKAAEAFQQAQQLAFNAKNPNIETEHILKALLEQEDSPVDFLLKKNNVTVNLVRNKLDELIHKLPTTSGEPAQQISREANNVVLRAGADLKQFNDEFITPEHLLLAIVQGNDVVAKLLKDAGLTEKGLVTAIKDLRKGGSVSSQTQSQEFNALNKYAKNLNELARQGKLDPVIGRDEEIRRTLHILSRRTKNNPILVGEPGVGKTAIVEGLAHRIINGDVPENLKSKVIFALDMGLLIAGAKYKGEFEERLKGVVKEVSSSDGEIILFIDEIHTLVGAGGGEGAMDAANILKPALARGELRAVGATTLNEYQKFFEKDKALERRFQKVTVDEPSVEDAISILRGLKDKYETHHHVRIKDEAIIAAVELSHRYITDRYLPDKAIDLVDESAAKLRLEMNSMPEELDRLNRHIRQLEIEREAIKRENDEDKLRQLNTDIANLAVERDTITAKWQEEKELVEKIQNGKAQIEQLRVEAEKAERNGDYGRVAEIRYGKIKEEEENIVKYTKELNETTESRLLKEEVDAEDIAESVAKATGIPVTKMLQSDKERLLHLEDHLHQRVIGQDEAITAVADAVRRSRAGLQDPRKPIGSFIFLGTTGVGKTELAKALAEFLFDDESMMTRIDMSEYQEKHTVSRLVGAPPGYVGYEEGGQLTEAVRRKPYSVVLLDEIEKAHPDVWNVLLQVLDDGRLTDNKGRVVNFKNTIIIMTSNIGSHLIQSAFEGVSEKNVDEAAEKARVEVMSLLRETIRPEFLNRVDEIIMFHPLLKRDIVAIVKLQLNDLKKLVAQNGIQLEFSDYLLEFLADQGYDPQFGARPLKRLIQKEIVNQLSKRILQGDLDRSKPVLVDVFDNNVVFRNEQKTA; translated from the coding sequence ATGAATTTAGGAAATTTTACAATTAAAGCAGCGGAGGCATTTCAACAGGCCCAGCAGTTGGCTTTTAATGCTAAGAACCCGAATATAGAAACAGAACATATTTTAAAAGCATTATTAGAACAGGAAGATTCCCCGGTGGATTTCCTGCTGAAGAAAAATAATGTGACGGTTAACCTCGTCCGCAATAAGCTGGATGAGCTGATCCACAAACTGCCCACTACCAGCGGAGAGCCCGCACAGCAGATCAGCAGGGAGGCCAATAATGTGGTTTTAAGGGCCGGGGCAGATCTGAAGCAGTTCAACGATGAGTTTATTACGCCGGAACATTTGCTTTTGGCCATTGTTCAGGGAAATGATGTGGTTGCCAAACTGCTCAAAGACGCAGGGCTTACAGAAAAGGGCCTTGTTACAGCCATCAAAGATCTCAGAAAAGGAGGCAGCGTTTCTTCCCAGACCCAGTCGCAGGAGTTCAATGCCTTGAATAAATATGCAAAGAACCTGAATGAACTGGCCCGCCAGGGAAAGCTGGATCCCGTTATCGGGCGTGATGAAGAGATCCGCCGTACCCTGCACATATTAAGCCGCCGTACAAAAAATAACCCCATTCTGGTAGGTGAGCCGGGCGTAGGTAAAACCGCCATTGTAGAGGGGCTGGCCCATCGTATTATAAACGGTGACGTGCCGGAAAATCTGAAATCCAAGGTGATCTTTGCCCTGGATATGGGCTTGCTGATTGCCGGTGCAAAATATAAAGGAGAATTTGAGGAACGCCTGAAAGGAGTGGTGAAAGAGGTAAGCAGCAGTGACGGGGAAATTATTTTGTTTATTGACGAGATCCATACCCTGGTAGGCGCCGGGGGCGGAGAAGGCGCCATGGATGCAGCCAATATCCTGAAACCGGCTCTGGCCCGCGGCGAACTGAGAGCTGTTGGGGCCACCACCTTAAATGAATACCAGAAATTTTTTGAAAAAGATAAGGCCCTGGAACGCCGTTTTCAGAAAGTTACAGTAGATGAGCCTTCAGTGGAAGATGCCATTTCTATTTTACGCGGGTTAAAGGATAAATATGAAACGCATCACCATGTGCGCATTAAAGATGAGGCAATTATAGCTGCGGTTGAATTGTCGCACCGGTACATAACAGACCGTTACCTGCCGGACAAGGCCATTGACCTTGTAGATGAAAGCGCGGCCAAGCTGCGCCTGGAAATGAACTCAATGCCGGAAGAGCTGGACCGGCTGAACCGCCATATCCGCCAGCTGGAAATTGAAAGGGAAGCCATTAAGCGCGAAAATGATGAAGATAAGCTCAGACAACTGAATACGGATATAGCCAACCTGGCCGTTGAACGTGATACCATAACAGCCAAATGGCAGGAAGAAAAAGAACTGGTAGAAAAGATCCAGAACGGAAAAGCACAGATTGAACAGTTAAGGGTGGAGGCAGAGAAGGCAGAACGGAATGGTGATTATGGCCGGGTAGCCGAAATCCGCTATGGTAAGATCAAGGAAGAAGAAGAAAACATTGTGAAATACACCAAAGAGCTGAACGAGACTACGGAAAGCAGGCTGCTGAAAGAAGAGGTAGATGCTGAAGACATTGCAGAAAGTGTGGCAAAGGCAACCGGCATTCCTGTAACCAAAATGCTGCAAAGCGATAAGGAGCGTTTATTGCACCTGGAAGACCATTTGCACCAGCGGGTCATAGGGCAGGATGAAGCCATAACAGCAGTAGCTGATGCGGTGCGCAGAAGCAGGGCCGGTCTTCAGGATCCCCGCAAGCCCATCGGCTCCTTTATCTTCCTGGGCACAACGGGCGTGGGAAAGACAGAGCTGGCTAAAGCGCTGGCAGAATTCCTGTTTGATGATGAAAGTATGATGACGCGCATTGATATGAGTGAATACCAGGAAAAACATACAGTGAGCCGTCTGGTGGGCGCCCCTCCGGGATATGTGGGGTATGAGGAAGGCGGCCAGCTGACGGAAGCGGTGCGCAGGAAGCCCTACAGCGTGGTATTGCTGGATGAAATTGAGAAAGCGCACCCTGATGTATGGAATGTGCTGCTCCAGGTGCTGGATGACGGCCGGCTGACGGATAATAAAGGCCGGGTGGTAAACTTTAAAAATACCATCATCATTATGACCAGCAATATCGGAAGCCATTTGATACAAAGTGCTTTTGAAGGGGTTTCTGAGAAAAATGTGGATGAAGCAGCTGAAAAAGCCAGGGTAGAGGTAATGAGCCTGCTGCGTGAAACCATCCGCCCCGAGTTCCTGAACCGGGTAGATGAGATCATCATGTTCCATCCATTACTGAAAAGAGATATTGTGGCCATTGTAAAGCTCCAGTTGAACGACCTTAAAAAGCTGGTGGCACAGAACGGGATCCAGCTGGAATTCAGCGATTATCTGCTTGAGTTCCTGGCAGACCAGGGGTATGACCCACAGTTTGGGGCCCGTCCGCTGAAAAGGCTCATTCAGAAGGAAATTGTGAATCAGCTGAGCAAGCGGATCTTACAGGGAGACCTGGATCGGAGCAAGCCGGTTCTGGTGGATGTATTTGATAATAATGTGGTCTTTAGAAATGAGCAAAAGACCGCTTAA
- a CDS encoding DsbA family protein, translated as MSVKKDAEEIIEPKDVFVGKKDAPITLMEFGEYESEECAKANEVVKQILEAYEGKVKFNFRHFPQTRIHQRSLKAAESAIAAAQEGKFWEMHNVLFQNRRNLGTTSLKLHSKDAGVKNKNFLEELVNGTYGWQVQDDLKYGLDLGVKEVPTFFINGVMIKGKTTYALLSGAIEEALKGVKKKAAAKTKAKPKTAAKTPAKTKAKSK; from the coding sequence ATGAGCGTTAAAAAAGATGCTGAGGAAATAATTGAACCCAAAGATGTGTTTGTGGGCAAAAAAGATGCGCCCATAACCCTGATGGAATTTGGAGAATATGAAAGCGAAGAATGTGCCAAAGCAAATGAAGTTGTGAAGCAGATCCTGGAGGCTTATGAAGGAAAAGTAAAATTCAATTTCCGGCATTTTCCACAAACAAGAATTCATCAGAGAAGCCTGAAGGCAGCTGAGTCTGCCATTGCCGCCGCCCAGGAGGGAAAATTCTGGGAAATGCATAACGTGCTGTTCCAAAACAGGAGGAACCTCGGCACTACCAGTTTAAAATTGCATTCCAAGGATGCAGGCGTAAAGAATAAAAATTTCCTGGAGGAACTGGTGAATGGTACTTATGGCTGGCAGGTGCAGGATGATTTAAAATATGGTTTGGATCTGGGGGTAAAAGAGGTGCCTACCTTCTTTATAAACGGAGTAATGATAAAAGGCAAAACCACTTATGCGCTGTTGAGCGGAGCCATTGAAGAAGCATTAAAAGGAGTAAAGAAAAAAGCAGCCGCAAAAACAAAAGCAAAGCCTAAAACTGCTGCAAAAACACCAGCAAAGACTAAAGCAAAATCAAAGTAA
- the dnaA gene encoding chromosomal replication initiator protein DnaA, producing MEKNVEKIWSNCLKIIKDIVEWQHYKTWFEPIKAISLKNNVLVIQVPSQFFFEYLEEHYVNLLAKTLKRELGKEARLEYRIMVDSGNSKNKPLTMDVTGTGYKTYSNNEMDFPLVINNPVKNPFVIPGIKKMQIDPQLNINYTFDAYIEGDCNRVARRAGKTVAEKPGANSFNPLVVYGGVGLGKTHLVQAIGNEVKKMHPNKIVLYVSSEKFINQFMDHSRNNAINDFIHFYQLIDVLIVDDVQFFNKAEKSQDAFFAIFNHLHQSGKQLILTSDKSPKDLEGVQERLLSRFRWGLSADLQIPDYETRIEILERKMKADGLEMPREVVKYIAYNINSNVRELEGALISLLAQSSLNRREIDLDLAKKVLRNFIKSSSKEITIDTIQKMVCDYFNVPYDKLLQKTRKREIVQARQITMYLAKSFTKNSLKTIGEHFGGRDHTTVIHSCQTVKDLMDTDAVFRENVLELHQKVQLAAM from the coding sequence ATGGAGAAAAATGTCGAAAAAATCTGGTCTAATTGCTTAAAGATTATAAAAGACATTGTTGAATGGCAGCACTACAAAACATGGTTTGAACCTATTAAAGCGATCTCATTAAAAAATAATGTACTGGTCATTCAGGTGCCCAGTCAATTCTTTTTTGAATATCTTGAAGAACATTACGTAAATTTATTGGCAAAGACATTAAAACGTGAGCTAGGAAAAGAAGCACGCCTGGAATACCGGATAATGGTAGACAGTGGTAACAGCAAAAACAAACCGCTGACAATGGACGTAACAGGCACTGGTTACAAAACCTATTCTAATAACGAAATGGACTTTCCACTCGTGATTAATAATCCTGTAAAAAATCCGTTTGTTATTCCCGGCATTAAAAAAATGCAGATTGACCCCCAGTTGAACATCAACTATACGTTTGATGCTTATATTGAGGGGGATTGTAACCGTGTGGCCCGCCGTGCTGGTAAAACGGTTGCCGAAAAGCCGGGCGCGAACTCTTTTAACCCGTTGGTCGTATACGGCGGGGTGGGGCTTGGAAAAACACACCTGGTGCAGGCCATTGGGAATGAGGTAAAGAAAATGCACCCTAATAAGATCGTACTTTATGTAAGCTCTGAAAAGTTCATCAACCAGTTTATGGATCATAGCCGAAACAACGCGATCAATGATTTTATTCATTTTTACCAGTTGATCGATGTTCTGATCGTGGATGATGTACAGTTTTTCAATAAAGCTGAAAAGTCGCAGGATGCTTTTTTTGCCATCTTTAACCATTTGCACCAGTCCGGAAAACAACTGATCCTTACTTCAGATAAATCTCCCAAAGACCTGGAAGGGGTACAGGAGCGCCTGCTGAGCAGGTTTCGTTGGGGCTTAAGTGCTGATTTACAGATACCGGATTATGAAACGCGTATTGAGATCCTGGAGCGCAAGATGAAGGCCGACGGACTGGAAATGCCCAGGGAGGTGGTGAAGTATATTGCTTATAATATTAATAGTAATGTAAGGGAACTGGAAGGAGCTTTGATCTCTTTGTTAGCACAATCTTCGCTGAACAGGAGGGAAATTGATCTTGACCTGGCAAAGAAGGTCTTACGCAATTTCATCAAGTCATCCAGCAAGGAGATCACCATAGACACCATCCAGAAAATGGTGTGCGATTATTTCAATGTGCCCTATGATAAACTGCTGCAGAAAACCCGTAAACGGGAAATTGTGCAGGCCCGCCAGATCACTATGTACCTGGCCAAGTCATTTACCAAGAACAGCCTTAAAACAATCGGGGAGCATTTTGGCGGAAGAGATCATACAACCGTGATCCATTCCTGCCAGACGGTAAAGGACCTGATGGATACAGATGCTGTTTTCCGTGAAAATGTGCTGGAACTGCATCAGAAAGTACAGTTAGCGGCTATGTAA
- a CDS encoding ring-cleaving dioxygenase — protein MNNQILGLHHITAIAGNAKRNLDFYTRVLGMRLVKKTVNFDDPGTYHFYFGNETGTPGTLLTFFPWENAGPGSPGDGMATHIGYAVPVSSLGFWKKRLKEYGTHFEEAEVFGEKLIEFKDPDGLQLQFIEPGKPDPRTAWLVNGIDESTALKGFHNVTLTLRRSDATARVLTDILGYQLMQQEANRYRFVTAAIDTAGIVDIIEDANAPYGRSAVGTNHHIAFRVKNEDVLMEYREKVVAAGLNITPKIDRDYFFSLYFREPGGVLFEIATDNPGFTRDEPLEALGTRLKLPKQYELMRAEIERALPDL, from the coding sequence ATGAATAATCAAATACTGGGCCTGCATCATATTACTGCGATCGCCGGTAATGCAAAAAGGAACCTGGATTTCTATACCAGGGTGTTGGGCATGCGCCTGGTCAAAAAAACGGTGAATTTTGACGATCCGGGCACCTACCACTTTTATTTTGGTAATGAAACTGGTACGCCTGGGACATTGCTGACATTTTTTCCCTGGGAGAACGCAGGACCGGGATCACCTGGCGACGGTATGGCTACACATATTGGTTATGCTGTTCCTGTCAGCAGCCTTGGATTTTGGAAGAAGCGGCTGAAAGAATATGGTACTCATTTTGAAGAAGCAGAGGTCTTTGGTGAAAAGCTGATTGAGTTTAAAGATCCGGATGGCCTTCAATTACAATTTATAGAACCGGGCAAACCGGATCCCAGGACAGCATGGCTGGTAAACGGTATTGATGAAAGTACGGCCTTAAAGGGGTTTCATAACGTGACGTTGACACTTCGAAGATCAGATGCCACTGCAAGGGTTTTGACAGATATTCTCGGGTATCAGCTAATGCAGCAGGAGGCGAACCGCTACCGGTTTGTAACAGCTGCCATTGATACGGCCGGTATAGTAGATATTATCGAAGACGCGAATGCTCCTTACGGTCGCAGTGCTGTGGGAACGAATCATCATATCGCATTCAGGGTAAAGAATGAGGATGTTCTAATGGAATACCGTGAAAAAGTAGTTGCCGCCGGCTTAAACATCACTCCAAAGATTGACCGGGACTACTTCTTTTCACTATATTTCCGGGAACCGGGTGGGGTGCTCTTCGAAATAGCAACTGATAATCCCGGATTTACCCGGGACGAACCGCTGGAGGCATTGGGAACCCGGTTAAAGCTGCCAAAGCAGTATGAGCTGATGCGCGCAGAGATTGAGCGGGCGCTGCCGGATTTATAG